A window from Nitrospira sp. ND1 encodes these proteins:
- a CDS encoding ATP-binding protein yields MTQPSKKTAKRGKLPAKQIKKKAVRPSTTRSTAGTGFDFEDQVAAWLLLKVLTGEPLPGLEGIGTRLQTQVEALGWTIDDILLTVRMGSDDKRHLAISCKSNVQVTASSLPADFVARCWKQWGQANPTNPMQLGKDRLMLATRGRNNAFMATWSDLKNAALGTDITLAVRRMSATAKHRKIFESVKVPARDAGVRATDRDIVAMISSMEVTPLDFQIADSEDESKAIAQSRRLLVNGNSQEGKRLWGELVAQARQVRLGSGTLDIADLWRQLRRKYLLKDHPDYEASWQKLRALTEHYKGTIETALPSGLSLDRKDEIDELSKRVTNDRVCVVYGESGSGKSALIKTLLDESFPNAAQVWFGPDTLELALNEAARTSLGINQPLVDLLDASPRADNFLVIDAAERLGHDSTLKAKALIESLKRRNASEASIGWHVLIVGQTEAWARGTLQELAGTASPSNFEVEGLRDETVKDVLRSVADLEWLGMDSDAVSTLRNLRSLAWVIQAASQFHAQNGNHALSLPVIADRLWTHWTEGKSSVHRLLVRFAEREARFEHSFAISELESGDAAVLDGLPVTCPLRKDGATGRIQFQHDLAADWARFQRLKEIVDNTAQWAGYASNPFWHGALRMLGQLLLRRQVETRNAWDVAFEWAEQNRDTARLAEDVLLDALFLDPSADVFLEQRAEILLADGGRRLLRLLKRFEHVGSAPGPSPDAQGPFADLSLYSETHFRTPIFGRWPAIARFLNKHSDRIVKLTSSVFGSVCRLWLTSTPPALPGGGRVPFREEFSELALAMAREIQVGHAKGVVYLGFDQGEKLIYQAVFAGAPDLTADVSEWALEMAQRRPYRADIVEQVTAYHAAQAAKHKQRLASDSEYRKRHQQLRESSGLIGSGRRLPPWPLGPRDRIVGAFRETVLRSADFQALMRADAEVAGEVLLGCIIESEPEEEYGSHQRLGRELGIEFDSEGYPTAPWKSPFYTFLRIKPEAALGRLHQLINFSTDRWVQAVSKRNGSNPSRLSIRLSDGTVREYEGNHWVFSWSDEDSNSIGQLHCALAALEQWLCDLIDAGIDIVPRIEALLRATTSVAVLGVLVSVGKYRKELLKGPLRPLLGVQHFYGWDSRRVNANAYRFDATAWARWGEFIFEMAKRWFSAPYRRQPLRAIVPKIIMADREVGDFVAAMTRQWVSPKSEKEALEFRALVAELDYRNYSSVLDPTSGKQVSEFACPPDIAEAIATFRQKSSRAIQALTFPQQFRDALDQTGTLSNESAESVASLMGALDGDEEIDLDEDMLHAPRVATAVLLLLRASDWLAQNAATERRAQSIIDGAIDEIVDSDGGHRLRIQSAPSHLEFAAYYAAERWLTDPGQESDERLLRLLTSEDSSAVRVLVWSAYQNRDALGQRWWRLLFMALLWSGLSMLVARYGDKEGTKARWQRWHRWLRTRSLSVVATLSSIAPLAIAQRVERLEVRRWRRRYARRDRTVTIEPGRRLSGSLDTAFLKSAFTWLFPSQADRVIPVQELETHRQLVSAFWSHQAWWLSGSGKDEDDHYQPMHEFGYALLQELARLVVESPVSETPSLWHPVFELGSKGHYAISYFLSSWFGQLTEATVVEEFAKRWRPMVEFMILNSEWSKDGPWYYGERLEREVLGFGALGYIKRVPGHAALVGMMRDLFPIWAQNRLTSDEENLAWFCRFLAHEVGKPLRMDGLQWIGDAMKTNGNMGKWHKDSTSSAFMEFLDLLVSEHSGELRQKENLRQPLLDLSAHAVARQLPAALTLHERIRRLV; encoded by the coding sequence ATGACGCAACCATCAAAAAAGACTGCTAAGCGAGGGAAGCTGCCTGCGAAGCAGATTAAGAAAAAGGCGGTGAGACCGAGCACAACGAGATCGACGGCTGGGACCGGTTTCGACTTTGAGGATCAGGTCGCTGCCTGGCTCCTTCTAAAGGTGCTTACCGGTGAGCCGCTTCCTGGGCTTGAGGGCATTGGGACGCGACTCCAGACGCAAGTTGAAGCGCTTGGCTGGACCATCGACGACATCTTATTAACGGTAAGGATGGGGTCAGATGATAAGAGGCACCTTGCGATTTCTTGCAAAAGCAACGTGCAAGTGACTGCCTCGAGCTTGCCTGCCGACTTCGTGGCGCGCTGCTGGAAGCAATGGGGTCAAGCCAATCCGACAAATCCTATGCAGCTTGGCAAGGATCGCCTTATGCTGGCGACGCGGGGTAGAAACAATGCGTTTATGGCAACGTGGAGCGATTTGAAAAACGCCGCTCTAGGCACGGATATCACGCTTGCGGTTCGCCGTATGTCGGCGACAGCTAAGCACCGTAAAATATTTGAGAGCGTGAAGGTGCCCGCCAGGGATGCTGGCGTTAGGGCTACTGACAGGGATATCGTGGCGATGATTAGCAGTATGGAGGTGACTCCGCTCGATTTCCAAATTGCTGATTCCGAAGACGAAAGCAAAGCCATCGCGCAGTCGAGAAGGCTGTTAGTCAACGGTAATTCTCAGGAAGGCAAACGGCTGTGGGGCGAGCTCGTTGCTCAGGCCAGACAGGTTCGACTTGGCTCGGGAACGTTGGACATTGCTGACTTATGGCGCCAGCTCCGGCGCAAGTATCTGCTCAAGGATCACCCTGACTACGAGGCCTCATGGCAGAAACTTCGTGCTCTGACGGAGCACTATAAGGGTACGATAGAGACGGCGCTGCCATCCGGCCTTTCTCTGGATCGAAAGGATGAGATCGATGAGTTATCAAAGCGAGTAACCAACGATAGAGTATGTGTCGTCTACGGAGAGTCCGGCAGCGGCAAGTCGGCGCTCATAAAGACATTGCTGGATGAGAGTTTCCCGAACGCTGCGCAGGTATGGTTTGGTCCTGACACTCTTGAGCTCGCTCTGAACGAAGCAGCGCGAACAAGCCTCGGTATCAATCAGCCTCTGGTCGATTTACTAGATGCGAGTCCTCGTGCCGACAATTTTCTTGTCATCGACGCTGCCGAACGGCTAGGTCACGACAGTACCTTGAAAGCCAAGGCGCTTATCGAGTCATTGAAACGACGCAACGCGTCCGAGGCGTCGATCGGATGGCATGTATTGATCGTCGGCCAAACGGAAGCCTGGGCCCGTGGAACACTTCAAGAGTTGGCAGGTACGGCATCGCCGTCAAACTTCGAAGTCGAAGGGTTACGGGATGAGACCGTCAAAGATGTGTTGCGTTCAGTTGCTGATTTGGAATGGTTGGGGATGGATAGTGATGCAGTATCAACGCTCAGAAACTTACGCTCACTGGCATGGGTCATTCAAGCTGCATCCCAATTCCATGCACAGAACGGCAACCATGCACTCTCACTCCCGGTAATTGCTGACCGCCTCTGGACTCACTGGACTGAAGGCAAGTCGAGCGTCCACCGGCTGCTGGTGAGGTTTGCTGAGCGTGAAGCCCGTTTCGAACACAGCTTTGCGATCAGCGAATTAGAGAGCGGCGACGCCGCCGTTCTTGACGGCCTCCCTGTCACCTGCCCCTTGCGCAAAGATGGAGCAACCGGTCGGATTCAGTTTCAGCACGATCTTGCTGCGGACTGGGCACGGTTTCAGCGACTGAAAGAGATTGTGGACAATACCGCCCAGTGGGCTGGGTATGCGAGCAATCCGTTCTGGCACGGCGCGCTTCGCATGCTGGGCCAGCTTCTCTTGAGGCGCCAGGTCGAGACTCGCAATGCCTGGGATGTGGCGTTTGAATGGGCAGAGCAGAATAGGGATACGGCGCGGCTCGCCGAGGATGTGCTCCTCGATGCACTGTTCCTCGATCCCAGCGCCGACGTGTTCCTGGAACAAAGGGCGGAGATCTTGCTTGCGGATGGCGGACGACGGCTATTGCGTTTGCTCAAGCGGTTCGAGCATGTCGGTTCGGCTCCTGGTCCAAGCCCCGATGCTCAAGGTCCCTTCGCGGACCTGAGTCTCTACAGCGAGACCCATTTCCGAACTCCAATCTTTGGCCGATGGCCCGCGATTGCGCGCTTCCTCAATAAGCATAGTGACCGGATTGTGAAATTGACATCTTCTGTATTCGGAAGTGTGTGTAGGCTGTGGCTTACGAGCACACCCCCAGCATTGCCTGGCGGCGGAAGGGTACCCTTTCGAGAAGAATTTTCGGAGTTAGCATTAGCAATGGCGCGAGAGATCCAGGTCGGGCACGCAAAAGGCGTAGTGTATCTTGGTTTTGACCAAGGGGAGAAGCTCATTTATCAGGCTGTTTTCGCGGGCGCTCCAGACTTGACCGCCGACGTATCGGAATGGGCACTTGAGATGGCTCAACGCCGTCCGTATCGGGCGGATATCGTTGAACAAGTTACAGCATACCACGCAGCGCAGGCAGCGAAACACAAGCAGCGTCTCGCATCTGATTCTGAATATCGCAAACGCCATCAACAACTCAGGGAGTCATCGGGATTAATAGGTTCCGGTAGAAGACTCCCACCCTGGCCCCTTGGGCCTAGGGATCGCATCGTGGGGGCTTTTCGCGAAACCGTGCTGCGATCGGCGGATTTTCAGGCGCTTATGCGTGCTGATGCCGAGGTCGCGGGCGAAGTGCTTCTTGGGTGCATTATTGAAAGTGAACCCGAGGAAGAATATGGCTCTCACCAACGACTTGGTCGGGAACTTGGCATCGAGTTTGATTCTGAAGGCTATCCGACGGCCCCGTGGAAGAGTCCGTTTTACACGTTTCTCCGCATCAAACCAGAGGCGGCGCTCGGTCGTCTGCATCAGCTCATCAATTTCAGTACGGATCGATGGGTGCAGGCGGTCAGCAAGAGAAATGGGTCCAATCCATCGAGGCTCTCAATTCGTTTGTCTGATGGTACAGTGCGCGAGTATGAAGGCAATCATTGGGTCTTTTCCTGGTCTGATGAAGACTCCAACTCCATCGGTCAACTCCATTGTGCGCTTGCGGCGCTGGAACAATGGCTATGTGACCTCATTGATGCGGGGATAGATATCGTCCCGCGCATCGAAGCTTTGCTTCGAGCGACGACCTCAGTTGCTGTACTGGGTGTTCTTGTCAGCGTTGGGAAATATCGCAAGGAGTTGCTCAAAGGCCCGTTGCGGCCGTTGCTTGGCGTGCAGCACTTCTATGGGTGGGATTCACGGCGTGTTAATGCCAATGCATATCGATTTGATGCGACGGCGTGGGCTCGATGGGGTGAGTTCATCTTCGAGATGGCTAAGAGATGGTTCTCGGCTCCATATCGAAGACAGCCGTTGCGGGCGATCGTCCCAAAAATAATTATGGCTGACAGGGAGGTTGGTGATTTTGTTGCAGCAATGACTCGCCAATGGGTTTCGCCTAAGTCTGAGAAGGAAGCGTTGGAATTCCGAGCGCTGGTGGCGGAGCTCGATTATAGGAATTACTCATCTGTGCTTGATCCTACATCCGGAAAGCAAGTTTCTGAGTTCGCCTGTCCGCCGGACATCGCTGAGGCAATTGCGACCTTCCGACAAAAAAGCTCACGGGCCATACAGGCGCTGACATTCCCTCAACAATTCCGCGACGCTCTCGATCAGACGGGTACACTTAGCAACGAGAGCGCTGAATCCGTTGCGTCGCTCATGGGGGCTCTCGACGGCGACGAAGAGATCGATCTCGATGAAGATATGTTGCATGCGCCACGCGTGGCCACAGCAGTCTTGCTTCTCTTGCGTGCCTCCGACTGGCTGGCTCAGAACGCGGCTACCGAGCGGAGGGCGCAGTCGATCATTGATGGTGCCATTGACGAGATTGTCGATAGTGATGGAGGGCACCGGCTACGAATTCAGTCGGCACCGAGTCATTTAGAATTTGCTGCTTACTATGCTGCTGAGCGCTGGCTTACTGATCCAGGACAGGAGAGCGACGAACGGCTATTGCGGCTGCTTACGAGCGAGGATTCGTCAGCAGTGCGTGTGTTGGTTTGGTCGGCCTACCAGAACCGTGATGCGCTTGGTCAGCGCTGGTGGCGACTTCTCTTTATGGCGCTGTTGTGGTCAGGCCTCTCGATGCTCGTTGCACGGTATGGCGACAAAGAAGGCACAAAGGCTCGCTGGCAGAGATGGCATCGCTGGCTTCGGACGCGCAGCCTCTCCGTCGTAGCGACATTGTCCTCGATTGCTCCGTTGGCGATTGCGCAGCGGGTCGAGCGGCTTGAAGTCAGACGATGGCGCCGACGCTACGCGCGCCGCGATCGCACCGTCACCATTGAGCCGGGGCGGCGACTCTCCGGCAGTCTTGATACGGCCTTTCTCAAGAGCGCATTTACATGGCTGTTTCCCAGTCAAGCTGATCGTGTTATTCCGGTCCAGGAGTTGGAGACGCACCGGCAACTGGTCTCGGCATTCTGGTCTCATCAGGCATGGTGGTTATCGGGCAGCGGCAAGGATGAGGATGACCACTATCAGCCGATGCACGAGTTCGGCTATGCGCTTCTACAGGAATTGGCGCGCCTAGTTGTTGAAAGTCCAGTTTCGGAAACGCCGTCGCTTTGGCATCCGGTGTTTGAGCTAGGATCTAAGGGGCACTATGCGATTAGTTATTTCCTGTCCTCTTGGTTCGGGCAGCTAACGGAAGCTACTGTAGTCGAGGAGTTCGCCAAACGCTGGCGTCCAATGGTCGAGTTCATGATCCTGAATTCTGAGTGGTCCAAGGATGGGCCGTGGTATTACGGTGAGCGACTGGAGCGCGAGGTTCTAGGATTCGGCGCGTTGGGCTATATAAAGCGAGTTCCAGGTCACGCTGCACTTGTAGGAATGATGCGGGACCTG
- a CDS encoding helix-turn-helix domain-containing protein: MSEQVLKRLYSVREAARYLGVSPWSVRNLQKLRTLPCVRQGRRVLFDIHDLERHIENHKTEVHDGHDLSPQEA; the protein is encoded by the coding sequence ATGTCAGAGCAAGTGCTTAAACGCCTGTATTCCGTGAGGGAGGCGGCACGCTATCTCGGTGTAAGTCCGTGGTCGGTTCGCAATCTTCAGAAATTACGGACTTTGCCCTGTGTGCGGCAAGGCCGTCGAGTGCTGTTCGATATTCATGATTTGGAACGACACATCGAGAACCACAAAACGGAGGTCCATGATGGGCATGATTTATCGCCGCAAGAAGCGTGA
- the istA gene encoding IS21 family transposase: protein MLREDGVREVLARLQRGERIKAIARDLGVARNTVKRWQRLGGWRPRPSGPRPSQIDPYRLFVERRGPEVNWNGRVLHRELQTLGFAGTYQQVQRAIQPLRVDRAWATVATVRFETTPGQQAQVDFGQTRLWIGDRLEVIHIFVFTLGYSRRLWASAYPHERLSALLDGHERAFQHFGGVPLECLYDNPRTLVLGRREGRVLWHPVWEDFARRYGFTPRACQPYRAQTKGKVESGVKYVKRNALAGRRFASWDALNAWLQEWTVTVADQRVHGTTHERPIERFARETLTPLGSRSPYHYERVRLRRVPADALVAIAAARYSVPVEYVGTTVHVQESSRHYEIFHGGVCIARHAKSPRHAVVVDRAHYRGLLRAGGPAPTPRPPQWDPGYGDLGEVMVRDLALYAAVAEPGGAS from the coding sequence ATGCTGCGAGAAGACGGCGTGCGAGAGGTGCTGGCGCGACTACAGCGCGGCGAGCGTATCAAAGCCATTGCGCGGGATCTCGGCGTGGCCCGCAATACCGTGAAGCGGTGGCAACGGCTGGGGGGCTGGCGCCCGCGGCCGTCGGGACCCCGCCCCAGTCAGATCGATCCCTATCGGCTATTCGTGGAACGCCGCGGCCCCGAAGTGAATTGGAACGGCCGGGTGCTCCATCGGGAACTGCAGACGTTAGGATTCGCGGGGACCTACCAACAAGTGCAACGGGCGATTCAGCCGCTCCGCGTCGATCGCGCCTGGGCGACCGTGGCGACTGTGCGGTTTGAGACGACTCCGGGCCAGCAAGCCCAAGTGGATTTTGGCCAAACCCGTCTCTGGATTGGCGACCGGCTGGAAGTCATCCACATCTTTGTGTTCACCCTCGGGTACTCTCGCCGACTGTGGGCGTCGGCTTATCCGCATGAACGGCTCAGTGCGCTCCTCGATGGGCATGAGCGGGCCTTCCAGCATTTTGGCGGCGTGCCGTTGGAGTGTCTGTACGATAACCCCCGGACCCTGGTCCTGGGCCGGCGCGAGGGCCGCGTGCTCTGGCATCCGGTCTGGGAGGATTTTGCGCGGCGCTATGGGTTTACGCCGCGGGCCTGCCAGCCGTATCGGGCACAGACCAAGGGCAAAGTAGAAAGCGGCGTGAAATATGTGAAGCGCAATGCCCTCGCGGGCCGCCGGTTTGCGTCGTGGGACGCCTTGAACGCCTGGCTGCAGGAGTGGACGGTGACGGTCGCGGATCAGCGCGTCCATGGGACGACGCATGAGCGGCCGATCGAGCGGTTCGCCCGGGAGACGCTCACGCCGCTGGGCTCGCGGTCCCCCTATCACTATGAACGGGTGCGTCTGCGCCGCGTTCCGGCCGATGCGCTCGTCGCCATCGCGGCCGCCCGCTATTCTGTGCCGGTGGAGTATGTCGGCACGACCGTCCACGTGCAGGAGAGCAGTCGTCACTATGAAATCTTCCATGGCGGGGTCTGCATTGCGCGGCATGCCAAGTCCCCGCGCCATGCGGTGGTCGTGGATCGGGCGCACTATCGCGGGCTGCTGCGCGCGGGCGGACCCGCCCCCACGCCCCGGCCGCCCCAGTGGGATCCTGGGTATGGGGACCTCGGCGAGGTGATGGTCCGGGATCTGGCCCTCTATGCCGCCGTGGCCGAACCGGGCGGTGCCTCATGA
- the istB gene encoding IS21-like element helper ATPase IstB, which yields MSTPQLERLQAHCQRLRLYQVAAELPSLLEQAAKAERSYTDFLEEVLRREVQAKTDKHLAMRLAMARFPFQKTLETFDFKVQPSIDVKLIRELGTGRYLEQGENALFLGPPGVGKTHLAVALGIAACEQGHRVLFTTAMGLLATLGKALSENRLEDRLKVLAQPQLLIIDEIGYIPIDRQGANLFFQLISRRYEKGSILLTSNQSLGAWGDVFGDPVIATAILDRLLHHSITINIKGESYRLREKRKAGLFKSPVGAAAQSES from the coding sequence ATGAGCACGCCCCAACTGGAGCGACTCCAGGCACACTGTCAGCGCCTGCGCCTCTATCAAGTTGCCGCCGAACTGCCGAGTTTACTGGAGCAGGCGGCCAAGGCGGAACGCTCCTATACCGACTTTTTAGAGGAGGTACTGCGGCGCGAGGTGCAGGCCAAGACCGACAAGCATCTGGCGATGCGGTTGGCGATGGCGCGGTTCCCGTTCCAGAAGACGCTGGAGACGTTCGACTTTAAGGTCCAGCCCTCCATTGATGTGAAACTGATCCGTGAACTCGGCACCGGGCGCTATCTGGAGCAGGGCGAGAATGCGTTGTTCCTCGGGCCGCCCGGCGTCGGCAAAACGCATCTGGCCGTGGCCCTGGGCATCGCGGCCTGTGAACAGGGCCACCGCGTCTTGTTTACGACCGCCATGGGGCTCCTCGCGACGCTCGGCAAAGCGCTCTCCGAAAACCGGCTGGAGGACCGGCTCAAGGTGCTGGCCCAGCCCCAGCTCTTGATCATTGATGAGATCGGGTATATCCCCATTGATCGGCAAGGCGCCAATCTGTTCTTCCAGCTCATCTCTCGGCGCTATGAGAAGGGCTCGATCCTGCTCACCAGCAATCAGAGCCTCGGCGCCTGGGGCGACGTGTTTGGCGATCCGGTGATCGCCACGGCGATTCTCGACCGGCTCCTCCACCATTCCATCACGATCAATATTAAAGGTGAGAGCTATCGATTGCGAGAGAAGCGGAAGGCGGGGCTCTTCAAGTCCCCTGTCGGTGCCGCGGCCCAGTCGGAGTCATAG
- the ubiA gene encoding 4-hydroxybenzoate octaprenyltransferase, protein MADLIRLRNQSGTWLLLLPSLWSLVLANQGRPPMWLLGVFTLGAFVMRSLGVVFNDLADRNFDKHVARTRTRPLAAGRLAPRQALLVALGLAVIAAALVITLNPFTMLLSPIALFLAAIYPFSKRWIQIPQGVLGIAFGWGAVMAWAASRGSIEAPAWWLFAATTCWAIAYDTIYALQDCEDDRRIGVKSSALLFGEAVPVAVGVFLVGMVLCLVVAGQLSGLGMGYYLILALPTGVFLWQVRRLQAPVTPHIAFAMFKQHVYSGVAILVGIWIGTFNQTP, encoded by the coding sequence GTGGCCGACCTGATCCGACTGCGGAATCAATCCGGCACCTGGCTCTTACTGTTGCCCAGCCTGTGGTCGTTAGTCCTGGCAAATCAGGGCCGTCCACCGATGTGGCTGTTGGGCGTCTTTACGTTGGGCGCCTTCGTGATGCGGAGTCTCGGCGTGGTCTTTAACGACCTGGCCGACCGCAATTTCGACAAACACGTCGCACGCACACGCACTCGACCGCTCGCCGCAGGCCGCCTTGCGCCCAGACAAGCGCTGCTCGTCGCACTTGGCCTGGCAGTGATCGCGGCCGCTCTGGTGATCACACTCAATCCCTTCACGATGCTACTGAGTCCTATCGCTCTCTTTCTGGCAGCGATCTATCCCTTCAGTAAGCGATGGATTCAGATTCCGCAAGGGGTGCTGGGCATTGCCTTCGGTTGGGGAGCCGTGATGGCATGGGCGGCCTCGCGCGGCTCGATCGAAGCGCCGGCGTGGTGGCTCTTTGCCGCGACGACCTGCTGGGCCATCGCGTACGACACAATTTATGCGCTGCAGGACTGCGAGGATGATCGCCGCATCGGAGTGAAGTCGTCGGCACTTCTCTTCGGTGAGGCCGTCCCGGTCGCCGTCGGAGTTTTCCTTGTGGGGATGGTACTGTGCCTGGTAGTGGCCGGACAGTTGTCCGGCCTCGGGATGGGATATTATCTAATATTGGCCCTGCCGACCGGAGTCTTCCTCTGGCAGGTACGACGATTACAAGCGCCCGTCACTCCGCACATCGCCTTCGCCATGTTCAAACAGCATGTCTATTCCGGCGTGGCGATCCTCGTCGGTATCTGGATCGGCACCTTTAATCAGACTCCCTAG
- a CDS encoding c-type cytochrome — protein MFQNEQSAKGKKLYAHYCMHCHGENGRQNEGFNWSSMTDPKPKDLSNKDEMGTFKDEEIFNTISRDMKDTGPGGEKIGDDEFAVPTMPTFKYTLSEEEIWGIVGYVRSLHGKKLEFNVEGRKKDLQAAQQAADQKFKEAERVAQEAEKKASDEADKKGVEVDDNAYAKEMQAMGQAKKELDQATAALANFTTRPGKGVNIARPDLNMKPDAAAKLVEVGKQIYVTKYGCNGCHKIGDEGGKVGPALDRAGYRLNPTWVYRWLRNPQAMKPDTRMPSLGLNDADAKAVALYLKTLRAPKPDQPLGKVGE, from the coding sequence ATGTTTCAGAACGAACAATCCGCGAAGGGCAAGAAGCTCTATGCTCACTATTGCATGCATTGCCACGGTGAAAATGGCAGACAGAACGAAGGGTTCAATTGGTCGTCCATGACGGACCCGAAGCCCAAAGACCTTTCCAATAAAGACGAAATGGGCACCTTTAAGGATGAGGAAATCTTTAACACCATTTCCCGCGATATGAAGGACACAGGACCAGGCGGGGAAAAGATCGGTGATGATGAATTTGCCGTTCCGACCATGCCGACCTTCAAGTACACGCTGTCAGAGGAAGAGATCTGGGGCATCGTCGGATATGTGCGCTCGTTGCATGGAAAGAAATTAGAGTTCAATGTTGAAGGTCGAAAGAAAGACCTTCAAGCCGCCCAGCAGGCAGCCGATCAGAAATTTAAGGAAGCGGAACGGGTGGCTCAGGAAGCGGAGAAGAAAGCCAGCGACGAAGCCGACAAGAAGGGTGTTGAAGTCGACGATAACGCCTATGCCAAAGAAATGCAGGCAATGGGGCAGGCCAAAAAGGAACTCGACCAGGCCACGGCCGCACTGGCGAATTTTACGACCAGGCCCGGCAAGGGCGTAAACATTGCGCGTCCCGATCTGAATATGAAGCCGGATGCCGCCGCGAAACTGGTGGAAGTCGGCAAGCAGATTTATGTGACCAAGTATGGGTGCAATGGATGCCACAAGATCGGCGACGAGGGTGGAAAGGTCGGGCCTGCGCTGGATCGTGCCGGATACCGTCTGAATCCCACCTGGGTCTACCGATGGCTGCGCAACCCGCAAGCCATGAAGCCTGATACGCGTATGCCCAGCTTGGGATTGAACGATGCGGATGCAAAGGCTGTGGCTCTCTATCTGAAAACCCTCCGCGCTCCGAAGCCTGACCAGCCACTCGGGAAGGTGGGCGAATAG
- a CDS encoding ethylbenzene dehydrogenase-related protein, which translates to MAAEVQPAYSQQSVSVRAALVKGSLPADDPTAAAWATAAVSEFPMSPQVHWPVRITDVTAKSVKVRGLHDGTTVAILLEYSDPSEDPEDAAALEFMVGDTKAHFAHGQPMAQVEGGPVNIWYWKNKDGKGADLGAKGFGTLKPHAHQDVKAKGVYQGGVWKVVFSRPLSTEHVAEDTQFKPGTFASIAFAVWDGKKMETGQPKEKGSEKAISSWWYFRADAPPDYSPYMYALLAVALALGFELVLVRRLKKGS; encoded by the coding sequence GTGGCCGCCGAGGTGCAGCCGGCCTATAGCCAGCAGAGCGTGTCGGTGCGCGCCGCGCTCGTGAAAGGATCCCTTCCGGCAGATGATCCGACGGCAGCGGCCTGGGCCACGGCGGCGGTATCGGAATTCCCAATGTCTCCTCAGGTGCATTGGCCGGTTCGTATTACCGACGTCACGGCCAAGAGCGTCAAGGTTCGCGGACTTCATGACGGGACCACGGTGGCGATTCTTCTGGAGTATTCGGATCCGTCTGAAGACCCGGAGGACGCAGCAGCCTTGGAGTTCATGGTCGGCGATACCAAGGCCCATTTCGCCCACGGCCAGCCCATGGCTCAGGTGGAGGGCGGCCCGGTCAATATCTGGTATTGGAAGAACAAGGACGGCAAGGGCGCAGACCTTGGTGCAAAAGGGTTCGGAACGCTGAAGCCTCATGCCCACCAGGATGTCAAAGCCAAAGGTGTCTACCAGGGTGGCGTCTGGAAAGTGGTTTTCTCGCGTCCGTTAAGCACGGAGCATGTGGCCGAAGATACCCAGTTCAAGCCAGGGACATTCGCGAGCATCGCTTTCGCCGTCTGGGACGGCAAGAAGATGGAGACCGGCCAGCCGAAGGAAAAGGGCTCTGAAAAAGCTATTTCGTCCTGGTGGTATTTCCGGGCCGATGCGCCGCCGGACTATTCGCCGTACATGTATGCATTACTCGCGGTGGCCTTAGCGCTGGGCTTTGAGTTGGTCCTCGTGAGACGTTTAAAGAAAGGGTCGTGA
- a CDS encoding cytochrome c, whose protein sequence is MGGVLVRPIILTVCIYLFLKFIVPNLPHSAPLPSSLIFLYLMLTTAGIVIFATLSGASKDAFFGPILRFLTGEGGGALSGARYLVLALFPLLVGWQAYGSTASSDAPPGENRTIHPAPPGEYTGLSNPVPKTLDNINYGKGLYASRCSPCHGNFDGKGFAAAGFTPPPANFKDPTTIAMLQESYLFWRIKKGGVGLPVEGMPWKTAMPRWELEMSDEDIWKVIMGEYDGAGQKPRTWDESE, encoded by the coding sequence ATGGGAGGCGTACTCGTTCGACCGATTATTCTGACGGTCTGTATTTATCTGTTCTTAAAGTTTATTGTCCCGAATCTGCCGCATTCCGCGCCGCTGCCCTCAAGCTTGATTTTCCTGTACCTGATGCTGACGACGGCCGGGATTGTCATTTTTGCTACGCTCAGCGGGGCATCAAAAGACGCATTTTTTGGACCGATCCTGCGCTTTCTCACTGGAGAAGGTGGTGGGGCCCTGAGTGGAGCACGGTATCTCGTGTTGGCCTTATTCCCCTTGCTCGTCGGATGGCAGGCCTACGGGAGCACGGCCTCCAGTGATGCACCACCGGGTGAAAATCGCACGATTCATCCCGCTCCTCCCGGTGAGTATACCGGTCTTTCCAATCCCGTTCCGAAGACGCTGGACAATATTAATTATGGCAAGGGGCTCTACGCCTCGCGTTGCTCGCCATGCCACGGCAACTTCGATGGTAAGGGTTTCGCTGCGGCGGGATTCACGCCACCGCCGGCTAACTTTAAGGATCCGACGACGATCGCCATGCTGCAGGAAAGCTATCTCTTCTGGCGGATCAAGAAGGGAGGCGTAGGCCTTCCTGTCGAAGGGATGCCATGGAAGACGGCTATGCCGCGATGGGAACTGGAAATGTCCGATGAGGATATCTGGAAAGTTATTATGGGCGAATATGACGGGGCCGGACAGAAACCAAGAACGTGGGATGAGTCCGAGTAA